One Leptospira levettii genomic window, ATTTTGATTGCGTGTTTTTTGATTTCTTCTACAGCGGCAACAACTGCTTTGTCGATCCCGTGTTTAAGAGCCATTGGGTTTGCACCCGCAGTTACGTTTTTCAAACCTTCATTGATGATGGCTTGTGCAAGGATGGTTGCAGTTGTTGTTCCGTCACCAGCGATGTCGTTCGTTTTGGTGGAAACTTCTTTCACCATTTGAGCGCCCATGTTTTCGATTGCATCTTCTAGTTCGATTTCTTTAGCAACCGTTACACCGTCTTTAGTGATGGTAGGAGATCCAAATTTTTTGTCGATGACTACGTTACGGCCTTTTGGTCCGAGAGTCACCTTTACTGCGTTAGCGAGTTTGTTCACTCCGCTAAGAAGTTTTCTACGTGCTGATTCATCAAATTCTATTGTTTTAGCCATGATTCTTTCCTTTTAGATTTAGTTTGTCACAACACCGAGGATGTCGCCTTCACGGATGATGAGTAATTCCTTTCCGCCTTGTTTGATCTCTGTTCCGGAATACTTTCCGTAGAGAACTGTGTCTCCTACCTTTACTTCTAAAGGAACGAGTTTACCGTCTTCATAACGGCCTTGTCCCACAGCGATGACTTTGCCTTCTTGTGGTTTTTCTTTGGCAGTGTCTGGTACGATGATGGATCCGATTTTTTCTTCCGACTCATTCTTTGGCTCTACGACTACTCGGTCGCCTAAAGGTTTGATTGATGCCATGAGTAACTCCTTGTATGCAATCTATTGATCATTCCGAGTTTAGCACCTTTCAAAAAAGAGTGCTAAACTCCAGTACCATAGAATGTTTATAGGAGAAAGAGGTCAAGCACTTTCAAGTGAAGAGTGCTAAAAAAGGGTTAGAATCCAAATAACCCGGTTTTTTTGCGTTTGGAACCTCGTTTGGGAGTGACACCTAGCATTCCGAGAAGACCCCTTGTGACTTCCTTGGCGACGGTTCTCCCCACTTCTCTGGCGAGAGGGTTTTTGGAAAGGGTTTCCACAAAACTTGGGTCTTCTTTTTCCTGTGCACGTTTTGACTTTGGTTTTTTGGACCCAGTTTCTTCCTCTTCCGCCGATTCGGTTTCAGAAGCGATGGTTTCCATTTTTTTCGTGAGCATCTCGTGGGCACTTT contains:
- a CDS encoding co-chaperone GroES, whose product is MASIKPLGDRVVVEPKNESEEKIGSIIVPDTAKEKPQEGKVIAVGQGRYEDGKLVPLEVKVGDTVLYGKYSGTEIKQGGKELLIIREGDILGVVTN